agaatcaccaattcccccaatgctgctgcgaaaaatagttttctgagtttatcagagaaaaattgcaaagagtttgaagttatcaacatctacagtgcataatatcatccaaagattcagagaatctgcaacaatctctgtgcataagggtcaaggctggaaaaccatactggatacccatgatcttcgggctcttagacggcactgcatcacatacaggaatgctactgtaatggaaatcacaaaaTGGGCTCTGGAaaacttccagaaaacattgtcggtgaacacaatccaccgtgccaTTCACCGTTGCtggctaaaactctataggtcaaacaagaagccacatctaaacatgacccagaagcgcaggcgttttccctgggcaaggctcattataaatggactttggcaaagtggaaaactgctATGTGGTCAAAcgaataaaaatgtaaagttgtttttggaaaactgggttGCCATTTCATCTGGACTTAAGAGGACAATGAAAaaccaagttgttattagcgcccATTTCAGAAAACTGCATccctgatggtttggggttgcatgagtgtgtgtggcatgggcagcttacacatctggaaaggcaccatcaatgctgaaaggtttatccaagttttagagcaacatatgctcccattcagacgtcgtctctttcagggaagaccttgcatttttcaacatgacaatgccagaccacatactgcatcaattacaacatcatggCTGCGTAGAAAAAGGATCCGGGTACTGAAAtggcctgcagtccagatctttcacccatagaaaacatttggtgcatcataaagaggaagatgcgacaaagaagacctaagacagttgagcaactagaagcctgttttagacaagaataggacaacattcctattcattggtcctcctccagctgttccttatatgtacatttaacttttctggcctcttattgctacctgtcccaactttttttggaatgtgtagctctcatgaaatccaaaatgagccaatatttggcatgacatttcaaaatgtatcactttcgatatgttatctatattctattgtgaataaaatataagtttatgagatttgtaaattatttcattccttttttactcacaatttctacagtgtcccaactttttctgatttggggttgtacttGATTCATAAATTCTGGCCAATCTGGCCAAATATTTCTTTTGAATCTGTCTAAAGAAATATTAAGTAAACATGCGTTAATACAACTTAATTtcactaaacattttaattcagtcAGTGAAGGATTGTCATCACAAACACATGTGAGCAGACatgaatgaatgtgtttgtCTCACATTATTGCTTATATTAGTTGATTCTGGACGGGGGTTTGAGAGCTGTGACACTGGAACggttaaaatgtaataaaaaataatgcagttATACTAACCGCTGGACATTTTTTTTGCGGTTAACCATTAAACCAGTAATTGTTACATCTCCTGTTTCTGCAGTATGTTCTTAAGGTTGAACACCTCCATTCACTGACACTTTTCCGGTTTTGAGCACTTTTTCATGAATAGCACCTGCTGCATGTATGTTGTGTACTAATGTATTTCATGTTTGCAGCCACTCAAATGATGTGGACTCGAGCTCAGACAGTCAGATGTCATCAGCCAGTAGAAACGAAGCTCTGTGTTCACGTGACCCGACGGCGCTGATGTCTCCTCTGAGGATCCCGGTTCCCCCATCCCACTAAACTACCAACCGCACGACTGCAACCCGGCGTGTGTCCCGCCGCTGCCTCCTCACTCCTATCACTTCCTGGGGCAGAACCCACTCAGAGTGCCCATGCTGTGCAAGTTTCAGTGCCACCGCGACTTGACTCACCCATCCACAGAGCAGGACGATGAGTCCGACTCTCAGGATTAGACGTCTTTTATAAAGCGCCGTGCGGTCGGAGTCTCTGCTCGATGGATGAGGTTCTTCATTTCCTACTCCAgtctgacatcttgggtcttctCCAGCTGGACAATTTCACTTTCAATCCAAAGATCGTTCCAAAACATCAGACGCAGCGGCCTGACGCTCACTCGGTTCTGTTCAAACCAGACCTCAGCCAGGGGATCGAGCCGGTTCCCTGTTTCACTCTGTAACTAGGTCGACGAGCTTCGGCCCAACAAGTTTCATTATCGTAAGGAGCGTTGGCCTCACAGCTGCTTCCTCGGCCGAGTTCCGTTTTTCTCTGCTTGCTGCGACTGCCCAGACGGCTGCGCAGATGTCCAGAACTGTGCTTGCCTTCAGCTTTCTGACACAGCAGAAACTGGCGATCATAAACATCATTCATACGAACACATGCAACTCCACGCGCCTGTGAAATCTGGGTGGGTTGAGCTATCCCATCAATTCCTGATGAATAAAATCAGATCCTGATTTTGATGATCAGATAAAAGTAACATCCCAGATAACCTAAAATGGCCAAATAGGCAGAATGTGGGTGAATCCACCCATCACTTAAGCAGCCGAACTTTAGGCTTTTAAACGAATGAGTTACATGAAGAGCAAAATTAATtgtatagaccaaaaacactttttgtaccaggctgtaaacatataattttctgctgtaaagttgggcattttaacatggaggtctatgggaattgactgccttttggagccagccgacccgtcgatgaattgcagtttaaatcacttctgtGATGGTTTCTTCAGAGAGATGTTTCTGGTTTGGTATTTCTGTTTGTCCTGCAGTGTTTATTGATGTCCTAAcagtatgtttatattttatatgaaCGGCAGGTGATCTCCTCTCCAGACTGCAGTGAAACAGGTAAAATCACATGACACAACATTCATGCACGCACACATCACGTAAGACACGTGTTCAGATAATCTCTTCTTTGTGTTTCTAGAGAATGAAGATGTGTTGAGCAAGAAGCCCAGATTAACCGAGTCAAATGGACACAGTGATGAAGCAGAGATGGCGTCATCTGATGAAGATGTGTATTATCTCAATGCATCTACTGAGGGAAATGTTGCCAGATTTATCAATGTAACAAACCGCACTTCAGGTTAAGGTcatagatgttttttttttagattgatGTTGTTAGGAATGATTTCTAAAATCAATCTTCTTTAACTCACCTGTTTGTACAGAATGTCTTTGTTGATACACACGATCTAAAATTCCCACTCATTGCCTTCTTTACAAACAGGTGAGTGATGTCACTTCCTCTCTGTATATGTGTAGTGTATGTGTCTGTCTGGGAACCGTTAGAATAACAGGAAATGATGGTACTCCAGTTTCACAGACTGCTGGGAGAAATGGGTCAGAACCACATCTGAGGAAAACCACAGAGGCAAAATGAAGTCTGGGGTACAGCAGTGGTTAGGGCTGCATGTGATTGTCATGCGCATCTCCATCAGCAAAgtcggttccttgattagtaataaatctccatcacctgcttttagatggagcggcatttactacacagagccgtagttcactgacaatcaaGGTAACATTGCATTCATTATCGCTTTGCgccgtgccgcattaccaccttgggtgtgcattattttcgaataattcaacggcttgtcatcaattattccttacgtaaTACACTGCTTTACATTTAAAAGAGTGAAGAgattataaacataacatttatCACATGAACATttataaattaatcaaatgagCAGTTTACTTTGAAATAAAATCAGACAGGACGAGAGATGAAACTTTTATTATATTTGATAAAATCAAGAGAGAATCAGTTTCTTAATGCTTTTCCttaaatgtgttcatttttaggACGATTAAAGCTGGAAGACCCCTTCACGGTTCACGTCACAGGCAGTTTccactgcgcatgtcggggtcagaaaagtcattacagcagattgagttgGGTATTATTCGGTATCGTCAAAAATGCCTACTTACGTTGTGGGCTGTGAAAATCGCACCAAGGCTTCCGTTAAGTTTTCGCGATTCTTGCacaatctcaaaaacaaaaaaaatacaacatctgcgtctgcaagcaattaacgtgcagactgggacaatgcaaatatcaaagaggcttgtgtttgtagtgctcacttcatttgaggtaagtcatcatttttcagccgtgttagattaaattataaagcctaaatggtatgaacagtttgaccccatgctgcgcgcgcacccgatcgtcattcaatgtttacaaaccttgaaggggtcttGTGGTAACCGAACCTGTCAAAAGTTCATCATCTGAAcacaacattttaaagtttgtaTCTGACATGATTTGTGAAAAAACCTTTCATTTCAAAAATCACACTGTTGAGAAAATCTGTTATTAATAAAGGTTAATTCCTATCAGATTTATaaacatcttcatttgttcGCTTTTTATAACCTCAAATATGGGAAGGTgacttcaaaaataccaaaattGAGCAAACAGCTAAGATAAGCTGGAAAACCCAGTATATAAAAATACCGGTGGACTACAGGCTTTAAGGGTGCACAGCCGGTTGAATTAATACATTTGGACTGAGAAAGTGAAGTCCAGAGCAAGAAACACATAACACAGATgtaaataaagtatttaataCAAAACGAGCTTTAAAAACATAAGTGCATTTCAGAAGTCTTGAGACTGAACATCTTTTGCGCTGCTGGCATCTCTCGGAGCTTTGGTCTTTTTGGGGAGAAGTTGGGCCTGGATGTTGGGGAGAACTCCTCCTTCACTGATCGTGACGCCTCCCAGCAGCGTGTTCAGCTCCTCGTCATTTCTTACAGCCAGCTGAATGTGACGCGGCGTGATGCGGACCTTTTTGTTGTCTCTGCTTGCGTTGCCTGCGAGTTCGAGCACCTCCGCGCAGAGATACTCTATGACCGCCGTCAGATAAACCGACGCGCCAGAACCGATGCGTGACGCGTAGTTTCCCTTCCGCAAGAGACGCGCGATGCGGCCAACTGGAAACTGCAGGCCGGCGCGCGACGAACGCGACACTGAAGTTTTGCTCTTTGCTGCAGCTACGGTTTTCTTTCCACGGCCAGACATGATGGGCAGATCTGAGTGAAAAAAAACACGAGCATAGCAGTTAAGAAATTTAGGGTAAAAGTCAATCACATTCCATCACACCACTATTTTAAAACTAATCTTGTTCATTTTAGGAAGAATagtaaacatgatttaaacaaAGATTACAGTTTTACAACAAATCATGGTTAAACTATGATTAACTGATGGACACCAAACTAAGATagtaaaaaaagtcaaaatactCACACAACTTCTGAATGCAAGTGAAAGACAAAGACTGTTTGAGTTCATGTCAGCACTCATCTCCTTTTGTAGTGACACTTAATTAACATTCACACCTGTGTAGATGTCATGTGACCAATTAACCAATTACATCATTAATGCTTTATTAGCATAATACAAAAATCTCTGGAAATTTCTTTAAACGTTCGGGGGGGGGCGTTTCCCAAAACCATTTGCTAACTAAGTTAGCAACTTTGTTGGTTGCAATGCAATTTCCCATTGCCAACCAACCAAGTACCCATTATGAATGTCAGAAAGTCTCGTTTTGTTTATATTCATCTTCTCAACAACTTTAATCATACATGTagctgttttaaaaaatatatttttggggcCTAAAGTGTACTTTTTCATCTTTAACAAACCAAAAAATATCTAGTTAGTAAGTAAGATAGTTTTGCCTGTGTCATTTATAGCTTTTTTGGGCCaaagttaaaaaatattttatttactaaaacAGAATGGCATATACTATCTTGCTACTTCTTGcaaacatatacagtacatattaGTATAACTATCATGTAATTGACAACGATAAATGTATTGAATTGAAAGTCAAATTTAGTTGAGAAAATGAGTCACTGCCACTTCACGTAGGTCTTGCTCGAAATAAACCCCCCAGAGTCGTGCCTTGCAAGACAATTATAGGTAATGAATAGCTTGACATTCCAGAGGACTtgaaatgaatgaaagaaaTACAGGCACACTTTGTTCCTCAAATTCTGAATGAAAAGCTTGAGAGCTACTGGGTGTATCCATGCCAACATGATTTCTTATTACTAGGCATTCAAAGAAGAGAGATCCATTCAGTGGGCCATTCAAGTATATCGTGGGAAGATTCTAGCATGAAAAATATCTCAAACCTACACCTAGGTACTTTGATATTGAGACATCAGAGAACACTGTAAATACATCACAGCTATGCTGGTAAATATTGGGTCTCGTTCACTAAGCATgcatacgcacaaatttgttcgtgAAATATGCGTTTGGacgttttaacttacaaatcatgaATCATCAAAAATTTTTATTctaaaatttcttctaaatgaTTGCAAAAACGTAAGAACTTAGACCACACTTTTGCAAAATTCATGAACAAGAAAAAATAaccctataatatatatatccgtgttgtatattttatatattttttccttgttTATGATTATTGCAAACGTGTGGTCTAAGTATTTCTTAcgtttttgcctacatttaaaataaattgtattgggaaagtttttgttaaatcatgATTTGTTAGTTAAAACATTATACAAACAAATTTGTGCATATATGCATGCTtggtgaatgagacccaatgtgTTTTGCTTACTTTACATTGTTTTTGGCAGGTGCATTctgttatttaattaattagacCATATTTGAAGTGAagtgaacacatattttatttaaattacatgATTAAAAACTTGTTAATTGTGAGTTTTAAGTCTATCTTTAAAGTGGCATGTACTGCCAGCCGAATCACATCGGTTgttctatataaaaatattgaaaaaatttAAGGAAGTTAAATTCACAACAGCAAAACTACTATAACACCACAATGACGGCACACAGGCATTTTGTTGCTGATATGATGATCTAGTAATACGTCTCTCTCTCCACCCAACCTGTAAACGCAGAATAAATAGGTGttttaatagtttaaaaaaattggATTGATACACTACATAATTTTATGtgctattttaaaaataattgcaatatataataaaatattttaaaaactgtttttgtttaCCTCCAGGGTTCCGTCTAAGGATGAGCTTTCTGATTTCATCATAGATGAAGATGAGAAGAGAGTATGGGAAGGCACAAAACCACCAATTGGGCCTGTGGATAACAAGGGATTAACCCAAAACCATCTCAAATCTTGTGTAACACAAGTAATGCAAAGAAATGTTTGGTGCGAATGAATTATTTTAGCTTACTTGAGTGGGTACATTCTGAGAGCCACACCCATGCCAGGACAGTAAGACAGGAAAGCTGCCAATGCAGTTTCTTCAAACAATCCAAAGATCAGGATTTTGTTCCTGTGAGCCAAAAATGATAAGCAATGAAATTCTCCCCAAGAACATGGCTTGTGAAATATAAGCTCATTTTTCCCCCAGACTCACGTCATTCCTTGCTGGAAGACAGAATTTCTCCTGGTCTTGCAGATGATCAGATCGGCCCATTGCACGACCACGATGCTGGTGAAGAATGCTGTATGGCACGTAAACTCCACAATCTTTCTCTGTTCATATGTCTGAGAATAAAATGACAACGGTTGAAATGACAGTCAAGTTCTAAGAATCACAGTTTAATgattagttcacccaaaaatgaaaattctgtcatcatttactcgcaTTATTCTTGTGAACTGTCAT
The genomic region above belongs to Paramisgurnus dabryanus chromosome 15, PD_genome_1.1, whole genome shotgun sequence and contains:
- the LOC135733421 gene encoding histone H2A-like; the encoded protein is MSGRGKKTVAAAKSKTSVSRSSRAGLQFPVGRIARLLRKGNYASRIGSGASVYLTAVIEYLCAEVLELAGNASRDNKKVRITPRHIQLAVRNDEELNTLLGGVTISEGGVLPNIQAQLLPKKTKAPRDASSAKDVQSQDF